From the Homo sapiens chromosome 1, GRCh38.p14 Primary Assembly genome, one window contains:
- the TOMM20 gene encoding mitochondrial import receptor subunit TOM20 homolog, with amino-acid sequence MVGRNSAIAAGVCGALFIGYCIYFDRKRRSDPNFKNRLRERRKKQKLAKERAGLSKLPDLKDAEAVQKFFLEEIQLGEELLAQGEYEKGVDHLTNAIAVCGQPQQLLQVLQQTLPPPVFQMLLTKLPTISQRIVSAQSLAEDDVE; translated from the exons ATGGTGGGTCGGAACAGCGCCATCGCCGCCGGTGTATGCGGGGCCCTTTTCATTGGGTACTGCATCTACTTCGACCGCAAAAGACGAAGTGACCCCAACTTCAAGAACAGGCTTCGAGAAC gaagaaagaaacagaagcttgCCAAGGAGAGAGCTGGGCTTTCCAAG ttaCCTGACCTTAAAGATGCTGAAGCTGTTCAGAAGTTCTTCCTTGAAGAAATACAGCTTGGTGAAGAGTTACTAGCTCAAG GTGAATATGAGAAGGGCGTAGACCATCTGACAAATGCAATTGCTGTGTGTGGACAGCCACAGCAGTTACTGCAGGTCTTACAGCAAACTCTTCCACCACCAGTGTTCCAGATGCTTCTGACTAAGCTCCCAACAATTAGTCAG agaattGTAAGTGCTCAGAGCTTGGCTGAAGATGATGTGGAATGA